AGCGGCTCCCCGGCCGGGGGGTTCGAATGGTCCGTGTTCCCCTCACACTCCCCCTCCCAGAAACTGCAGATCATCAGCTCCACCGACCCGCACTTCTCCTACGCGGTGTACCGGGAGCGGCTGTCCGTGCGTAGGGAGATCTACCTGCAGGGTGTGAGTGCCGGTACCGGCAGGCTCCATATCAGCCACCTACGGGCAGGGGATGCGGGGGAGTATGAGTGCCACACCCCCAACACCCAGCACAATTACTATGGCACCTACAGCGCCAGCGTCAGACTCACAGGTACCAACTTACTGACCAACAGCTTCTCTCcctctaacccctcccactgcttcaTATATCCCTCcctctaacccctcccactgcttcatataaccctccctctaacccctcccactgcttcttataaccctccctctaacccctcccactgcttcaTATATCCCTCcctctaacccctcccactgcttcaTATATCCCTCcctctaacccctcccactgcttcaTATATCCCTCcctctaacccctcccactgcttcatataaccctccctctaacccctcccactgcttcttataaccctccctctaacccctcccactgcttcaTATATCCCTCcctctaacccctcccactgcttcttataaccctccctctaacccctcccactgcttcatataaccctcccCTCTAACCCCTCCTACTGCTTCTTATAACTGTCcctctaacccctcccactgcttcatataaccctcccctctaacccctcccactgcttcaTATATCCCTCcctctaacccctcccactgcttcttataaccctccctctaacccctcccactgcttcatataaccctcccCTCTAACCCCTCCTACTGCTTCTTATAACCCTCcctctaacccctcccactgcttcatataaccctcccCTCTAACCCCTCCTACTGCTTCTTATAACTGTCCCTCTAACCCCCTCCCACTGCTTCTTATAACCCTCcctctaacccctcccactgcttcaTATATCCCTCcctctaacccctcccactgcttcaTATATCCCTCcctctaacccctcccactgcttcttataaccctccctctaacccctcccactgcttctTATAACCCATCCCCTTACTCCTGCTCCCACTGCTTCTTATAACCCTCCCTCTAACCCCTCCCACTACTTCTTATAACCCTCcctctaacccctcccactgcttcatataaccctccctctaacccctcccactgcttcttataaccctccctctaacccctcccactgcttcaTATATCCCTCcctctaacccctcccactgcttcttataaccctccctctaacccctcccactgcttcatataaccctccctctaacccctcccactgcttcttataaccctccctctaacccctcccactgcttcatataaccctccctctaacccctcccactgcttcttataaccctccctctaacccctcccactgcttctTATAACCCATCCCCTTACTCCTGCTCCCACTGCTTCTTATAACCCTCCCTCTAACCCCTCCCACTACTTCTTATAACCCTCcctctaacccctcccactgcttcatataaccctccctctaacccctcccactgcttcttataaccctccctctaacccctcccactgcttcaTATATCCCTCcctctaacccctcccactgcttcttataaccctccctctaacccctcccactgcttcatataaccctccctctaacccctcccactgcttcttataaccctccctctaacccctcccactgcttcaTATATCCCTCcctctaacccctcccactgcttcatataaccctcccttTAACCCATATCACTACTTTCTATAAGCCTTCCCTCTAACCCCTCCCACAgatccatataaccctccctccctctctaaCTCCTCCCACTGAGCCATATGACCCTCTCTTTAACCCCTCCCACAGATCTTTATATTATAGTCTCTTTATACTCCTATTACCTCTTATAACCCTTCAGCTATGTAGCCTTACGCTCTATTTAACCCTATAGCTGCTGCACACTTTCCCACCCCACTAACGCCTATTGCTTCCCATTCCCTGCAGTGATTCCGGACCTACTGAGGGTTCTGATTGTGTCCCCTGAGTCGGTGACTGCTGAGGAACAGAACCCCCTGACCCTGGGCTGTGAAGTCTCCTCTAGGACCCAGCATCATACCCACTTCTCTGTCACCTGGTTCCGCAGGAGCAAAGAGACCCCCCACCCTGTCCTCTCTCTCTCAAGGGACTTTATTGTCTCCGCTGGGCGAAGCTTCCACTGGCGCCACCAGGCGGGGGAGATTGGCATGGAGAAAGTATCGCCCACCCTGTACCAGCTGAGATTTACCCGGCTGCACCTTACAGACCAGGCCGAGTATTACTGCCAAGCAAGCGAGTGGATCCAGGACCCAGATGAGACCTGGTACCCACTGACCACTAAGAGAAGCAGATCCACCAGAATCCAGTTCAGCTCTCAAGGTGCAGAGATATAATGTGCCAGTGGGGATGGGTGCCAATGGGAATGGGTGCCAGTGGGAATGGGCAGCAGTGGGAATGGGCAGCAGTGGGAATGGGCAGCAGTGGGAATGGGTGCCAGTGGGAATGAGTGCCAGTGGGAATGGGTGCCAATGGGAATGGGCAGCAGTGGGAATGGGCAGCAGTGGGAATGGGTGCCAGTGGGAATGAGTGCCAGTGGGAATGGGTGCCAATGGGAATGGGCAGCAGTGGGAATGGGTGCCAATGGGAATGGGTGACAGGTGGTGCAGGTGGTAATGGTTCCCCATACAAGTCTTGCCTTTGCCATAATCTATACACAGACTGCAGTGAGCAATGGGGAACCAGCATCAAGGTTAGCGGGGGTtaaacaactccctgcacctgtgaaGCAAGTGAAAGAAGCCAAAGCTTTTCTGCTTGGGTTTATATGCCAATGCCAGGTTTGTATTACCAAACTCTGCCCATTATACTGGCATTTGAAGGGTTAATATATACCAAGCACAGTACAAGTACATATTGTACTTAGTCTGGTCCTAAACGCTGCCCATTGGTAGGGATGTAGTACTGCAGAATGGCCATCAGGTGTCGCTGCTTTAGCTCTCTGCACAATAGAAATAGAATGTGATATCAAAGCTGTAATTTGCCAATTGAATTACTTCGGTGCCAGTATTAATTTAACTATTATAATCAATGCATCAAATTAAGTTGTCTTCAGTCCCCGCCCCCCAACGGGAGCCAATGGGTGTCTTAACAAGCAGGATTCCTTTAGGAGATCGCGTTGGTCACATTCTCTGGCACCCATTGGcccctaataataaaaataataaaggggTACAGCCCTTAAATTGTGATGTCATTGTCTATAGTAATCCCTGACGTATTATCTCATTGCAGAAATGATGTCAGCAGTACGGAGCTCCTCCTTCAGATGGGCTGGGCCACAGACCACACCCATATTCCTTGGGCTCCTCCTCCTTCAGTCTTGGCCTTCAGGATAAACTTCATGCCCCTACAGCAAACTGGGGGAAGAGGATGAGAGTGGGACATCCCCGCTGAGAATGCTGGGTAACTGGCTGAGGGACTGTCACATGGTGTCAATGACACAGGGGATTGGCTGCCGGTGCCACCCCAcaatctgtatatactgtatatagtgtatatccTCCCCATTCCCCATatccccttacacactcacttctttatttagtttttattatcAGCAATAAATCTGCTCAATTGGTTTGATTTATATTTTGGTGCTTAGTTCTACTTATTCATCAGCAAGAAACAGAACCGTGTTATGTGTGTGCAATGGGGCCCCAACAGGCTCAGCGACACGGGGGCCACtaaccctatctgatcccccccattgtaagcagcagtcctgccctgctttatggctgagattctagctatctgtataacagagcattctgtcacagtggcacagatcctatctgatccccccattgtaagcagcagtcctgccctgctttatggctgagattctagctatctgtataacagagcattctgtcacagtggcacagatcctatctgatccccccattgtaagcagcagtcctgccctgctttatggctgagattctagctatctgtataacagagcattctgtcacagtggcacagatcctatctgatccccccattgtaagcagcagtcctgccctgctttatggctgagattctagctatctgtataacagagcattctgtcacagtggcacagatcctatctgatcccccccattgtaagcagcagtcctgccctgctttatggctgagattctagctatctgtataacagagcattctgtcacagtggcacagatcctatctgatccccccattgtaagcagcagtcctgccctgctttatggctgagattctagctatctgtataacagagcattctgtcacagtggcacagatcctatctgatccccccattgtaagcagcagtcctgccctgctttatggctgagattctagctatctgtataacagagcattctgtcacagtggcacagatcctatctgatcccccccattgtaagcagcagtcctgccctgctttatggctgagattctagctatctgtataacagagcattctgtcacagtggcacagaccctatctgacccccccattgtaagcagcagtcctgccctgctttatggctgagattctagctatctgtataacagagcattctgtcacagtggcacagatcctatctgatcccccccattgtaagcagcagtcctgccctgctttatggctgagattctagctatctgtataacagagcattctgtcacagtggcacagaccctatctgacccccccattgtaagcagcagtcctgccctgctttatggctgagattctagctatctgtataacagagcattctgtcacagtggcacagatcctatccccccccccattgtaagcagcagtcctgccctgctttatggctgagattctagctatctgtataacagagcattctgtcacagtggcacagatcctatctgatccccccccccccacctggacTATACGGTGCGGTTCTGCTGTTTGTGCCGGGCCGGAGCCCTGTGGGCGTCACGCTATTGGCCATACGGGCTGGGACTTTGCTGTACAATTTGTTTCTGTACAAAGACACATTGTGTTCACTTTCACACAAACCACCTTAAAGCGCAAACGTGTGGGATTCATTCACGTACACAAAGCACTGAATGCACCTTTTGTTATCTCCCCTGTGGATACAGCACTTAGTGGTAATTCTACCCCGGCAGCCTCAGGACCGGGGCCCCAACCTTCCCTCCCATGAACAAAAGCCCAGGATTTACAGAATGTCACAGAGCTGGAACCAATCACTTCGTTTCCCTCGGACATTGTATCTCGTTAGTAATTATTGGGATTAGATTTGACATTTTACTCTGACGTTACACAAGGTCTAATTCCATTGGCTCCAAGGATGACATTCTGACATCAGAGTCCGCCCACCCCAAAATCTGGCTGTCGCCCCCTTCCATGCCCTAAtgctgtactgtgtatggcaagcaatatggcacccCCTTCCATGCCCTAAtgctgtactgtgtatggcaagcaatatggcacccCCTTCCATGCCCTAAtgctgtactgtgtatggcaagcaatatggcacccCCTTCCATGCCCTAAtgctgtactgtgtatggcaagcaatatggcacccCCTTCCATGCCCTAATGCTGTAGTCTGTATGGCAGGCAATATGGCACCCCCTTCCATGCCCTAATGCTGTAGTGTGtatggcaagcaatatggcacccCCTTCCATGCCCTAATGCTGTAGTGTGtatggcaagcaatatggcacccCCTTCCATGCCCTAAtgctgtactgtgtatggcaagcaatatggcacccCCTTCCATGCCCTAATGCTGTAGTGTGtatggcaagcaatatggcacccCCTTCCATGCCCTAATGCTGTAGTGTGtatggcaagcaatatggcagcaacAACGGGCCCTTCCTTCCATTCTATTTAAAGGAATAGCACCCCCAGCAATGAATGATGTTACTTTCAGGTTAGCTGGAAAGCCCCCACGCTCCCCCTCCCGCCGATCTTATTCATATTTAGTGCAAATGCCTGAAACATCAGCCCCCAGGTCAACACtctgctgctgggagttgtatttctgTCCTTCCAGTCTTCAGTTCtgaccgctgcctggttgctagggcactgAT
This sequence is a window from Xenopus tropicalis strain Nigerian chromosome 2, UCB_Xtro_10.0, whole genome shotgun sequence. Protein-coding genes within it:
- the vepp1 gene encoding immunoglobulin superfamily member 3, coding for MTNPLALTAQLWLLTATFLCTGECQHQVRVPPGPLLRTEGSAVSLWCNVSGSPAGGFEWSVFPSHSPSQKLQIISSTDPHFSYAVYRERLSVRREIYLQGVSAGTGRLHISHLRAGDAGEYECHTPNTQHNYYGTYSASVRLTVIPDLLRVLIVSPESVTAEEQNPLTLGCEVSSRTQHHTHFSVTWFRRSKETPHPVLSLSRDFIVSAGRSFHWRHQAGEIGMEKVSPTLYQLRFTRLHLTDQAEYYCQASEWIQDPDETWYPLTTKRSRSTRIQFSSQEMMSAVRSSSFRWAGPQTTPIFLGLLLLQSWPSG